One genomic segment of Streptomyces sp. TLI_146 includes these proteins:
- a CDS encoding phosphoribosyltransferase produces the protein MSDVRENLTYEKFGGAIRDLAQTIADDGYEPDIVVSIARGGVFVAGGLAYALDCKNIHLVNVEFYTGVGTTLEMPVMLAPVPNAIDFSGKKVLITDDVADTGKTLKLVHDFCVDHVAEVRSAVIYEKSHSLVKCEYVWKRTDEWINFPWSVEPPVVRREGQVLDA, from the coding sequence ATGAGCGACGTACGAGAGAACCTCACCTACGAGAAGTTCGGGGGCGCCATCCGCGACCTCGCGCAGACCATCGCGGACGACGGCTACGAGCCCGACATCGTCGTCTCCATCGCCCGCGGCGGCGTCTTCGTCGCCGGTGGCCTGGCGTACGCCCTGGACTGCAAGAACATCCACCTGGTGAACGTGGAGTTCTACACGGGCGTGGGGACCACCTTGGAAATGCCCGTCATGCTCGCGCCCGTCCCCAACGCGATCGACTTCTCCGGCAAGAAGGTCCTGATCACGGACGACGTCGCCGACACCGGCAAGACCCTCAAGCTCGTCCACGACTTCTGCGTCGACCACGTCGCCGAGGTCCGCAGCGCCGTGATCTACGAGAAGTCGCACTCCCTGGTGAAGTGCGAGTACGTCTGGAAGCGCACCGACGAGTGGATCAACTTCCCGTGGAGCGTCGAGCCGCCCGTCGTACGCCGTGAGGGGCAGGTTCTGGACGCGTAG
- a CDS encoding Yip1 family protein: MAGFRMGRGRDDRNPRRQPQQGQGHGQGQQWPDPQQQRAQQQYGYGQQQPYPQQGEPEYFGDPYGQGQGGYDRGQGRPPHGQGMPQGYAPAQDPYANNPGHTQAFSIGEDPYGQGATYRAGAAAAPPSGPRLRWKELLNGIVMRPGPTFWQMRDYAVWGPALTITFLYGLLAIFGFDKARADVINTTLSKAVPVVLTTGVVFVLGGMILGAVTHTMARQLGGDGSWQPTVGLSMLIMSLTDAPRLLLALFLGGDNGLVQVVGWATWLAAGALFTSMVSKSHDLPWPRALGASAIQLVALLSLIKLGTI, from the coding sequence GTGGCAGGATTCAGGATGGGGCGCGGCCGGGACGACCGGAACCCGCGACGGCAACCGCAGCAGGGGCAGGGGCACGGCCAAGGACAGCAGTGGCCCGACCCCCAGCAGCAGCGCGCACAGCAGCAGTACGGGTACGGGCAGCAGCAGCCGTACCCGCAGCAGGGCGAGCCGGAGTACTTCGGCGACCCGTACGGCCAGGGCCAGGGCGGCTACGACCGGGGCCAGGGCCGCCCGCCGCACGGCCAGGGGATGCCGCAGGGTTACGCGCCCGCCCAGGACCCGTACGCCAACAACCCGGGCCACACCCAGGCCTTCAGCATCGGCGAGGACCCATACGGCCAGGGGGCGACCTATCGCGCCGGTGCCGCCGCGGCGCCGCCGTCCGGCCCCCGGCTGCGCTGGAAGGAACTGCTCAACGGCATCGTGATGCGGCCGGGACCGACGTTCTGGCAGATGCGTGACTACGCGGTGTGGGGCCCGGCGCTCACCATCACGTTCCTCTACGGCTTGCTGGCGATCTTCGGCTTCGACAAGGCCCGCGCGGACGTCATCAACACGACGCTGTCGAAGGCGGTTCCGGTGGTCCTCACCACCGGCGTGGTCTTCGTCCTCGGCGGCATGATCCTCGGCGCGGTCACCCACACGATGGCGCGCCAGCTCGGCGGCGACGGCTCCTGGCAGCCGACGGTCGGCCTCTCCATGCTGATCATGTCCCTCACGGACGCGCCCCGGCTGCTGCTCGCCCTGTTCCTGGGCGGCGACAACGGCCTGGTGCAGGTGGTCGGCTGGGCGACCTGGCTGGCGGCCGGCGCGCTGTTCACGTCGATGGTGAGCAAGTCCCACGACCTGCCGTGGCCTCGGGCCCTTGGCGCGAGCGCGATCCAGCTGGTGGCGCTGCTGAGCCTGATCAAGCTGGGCACGATCTGA